In Janthinobacterium sp. J1-1, a single genomic region encodes these proteins:
- a CDS encoding flagellin, whose amino-acid sequence MAAVINTNIASLNSQRNLGASQAALSTSLQRLSSGLRINSAKDDAAGLAISERFTSQIRGLDQARRNANDGISLLQTAEGSLQSTGDILQRIRELSVQSANATNSAGDRKAIQQEVGQLLSEADRISQTSEFNGLKLLDGSFGSATFQVGANAGQTIQATTANFRTNNYGNNEVGTSVPTTAAGLQYTPGSFSIQGLQSATVAVSSGDTAQILATNINGASEKTGVTATAKTEESATFIAGGVYSLAVTSDNSTAANVAFTVGNPLNATTLAASVSAFNDVSASTGVTAKLNSTNNGLILTNAAGNNITLVNGSTDVAHTVSAAAIDGAGNVGTPFAIAGSGGTGTTMGHISLNSDKGFSIGGVTGTNAVPLAGADSKLNSVSGIDVSSVKGASDALKVLDSALASVNSQRATFGALQSRFETAVTSLQSTSENLSASRSRIQDTDFAAETAKLTRGQILQQAGTAMLAQANSLPNGVLSLLQGR is encoded by the coding sequence ACGCCTGTCGTCCGGTCTGCGCATCAACAGCGCGAAAGACGACGCCGCAGGGCTGGCGATTTCCGAGCGTTTCACCTCGCAGATCCGCGGTCTCGATCAGGCTCGCCGCAATGCCAACGATGGCATCTCGCTGCTGCAAACAGCAGAAGGCTCGCTGCAATCGACCGGCGATATCCTGCAACGCATCCGTGAGTTGTCGGTGCAATCGGCCAATGCCACCAACTCGGCCGGCGACCGCAAGGCAATTCAACAGGAAGTGGGCCAACTGCTGTCGGAAGCGGACCGTATTTCGCAAACCTCGGAATTCAATGGCTTGAAATTGCTCGATGGCTCTTTCGGCTCGGCCACCTTCCAGGTGGGCGCCAACGCCGGCCAGACCATCCAGGCCACGACCGCCAATTTCCGCACCAATAACTACGGCAACAATGAAGTGGGTACCAGCGTGCCCACCACCGCCGCGGGCCTGCAATACACCCCTGGATCGTTCAGTATCCAGGGCTTGCAATCGGCCACCGTCGCCGTTAGCAGCGGCGATACCGCACAAATACTGGCCACCAATATCAATGGCGCCAGCGAAAAAACCGGCGTGACCGCCACAGCGAAAACCGAAGAATCGGCCACTTTCATTGCCGGCGGCGTGTACTCGCTGGCCGTCACCTCCGATAACTCCACCGCTGCCAACGTCGCCTTCACCGTGGGCAATCCGCTCAATGCAACGACCTTGGCCGCATCGGTCAGCGCGTTCAACGATGTTTCAGCCTCGACCGGCGTCACCGCCAAGCTCAACAGTACCAACAATGGCCTGATACTGACCAATGCAGCCGGCAACAATATCACGCTGGTCAACGGCAGCACCGATGTGGCGCATACCGTGTCGGCGGCAGCCATCGATGGCGCCGGCAACGTAGGCACACCGTTCGCTATTGCGGGCAGCGGCGGCACGGGTACCACCATGGGCCATATTTCGCTCAACTCCGACAAGGGCTTCTCGATCGGCGGCGTCACGGGCACCAATGCCGTGCCACTCGCTGGCGCCGACTCCAAGCTGAACTCGGTATCCGGCATCGACGTATCGAGCGTCAAAGGCGCCTCCGATGCGCTCAAGGTGCTCGATTCGGCCCTGGCCAGCGTCAACAGCCAGCGCGCCACGTTCGGCGCCTTGCAGTCGCGTTTTGAAACGGCTGTCACCAGCTTGCAATCGACGTCGGAAAACCTGTCGGCTTCACGCTCGCGCATCCAGGACACCGACTTTGCGGCGGAAACGGCCAAGCTGACGCGCGGCCAGATCCTGCAACAGGCAGGCACGGCCATGCTGGCCCAGGCCAACTCGCTGCCAAACGGCGTGCTGTCGCTGCTGCAAGGACGTTAA